A genomic segment from Corylus avellana chromosome ca5, CavTom2PMs-1.0 encodes:
- the LOC132181322 gene encoding tryptophan decarboxylase TDC2-like, whose product MGSLDLSSVDSSSPQREFKPLDPEEFRQHAHQMVDFIADYYKQIETFPVLSQVQPDYLRNRLPGAAPYLPESLQTILTDVTNHIIPGMTHWLSPNFFAFFPATVSTAAFLGEMLCTSFNAVGFNWLASPAATELEIIVMDWLASMLKLPKSFMFSGTGGGVIQNTTSEAILVTLVAARDRELRAKGTDEIQKLVVYCSDQTHSTFTKAAKLAGISPRNVKSIPTNIDTDFALSPVLLRTVVEADVASGLVPLYVCATVGTTSTTAVDPLELLADVASEYGMWMHVDAAYGGSACICPEFRHYLDGIDRVDSLSLSPHKWLLCYLDCCCMWVKNPSLLVKALSTDPEYLRNKASESDSVVDFKDWQVGTGRKFKSLRLWLVLRSYGVANLESHIRSDVRMAKMFEGLVKSDPRFEIVVPRWFALVCFRLNPLSWAGSGNTEVLNRKLLEWVNSSGLVYMTHTIVGGVYLLRFAVGATLTEEHHVVDAWKLIKEGADAVLKGGCN is encoded by the coding sequence ATGGGTAGCCTTGATTTGAGCTCCGTCGACTCTTCCTCTCCCCAGCGTGAATTCAAGCCCTTAGACCCCGAAGAATTCCGACAACATGCCCACCAGATGGTCGACTTCATAGCCGACTACTACAAACAAATCGAAACCTTCCCAGTTCTCAGCCAAGTCCAGCCCGACTACCTCCGCAACCGTCTCCCCGGAGCTGCACCATACCTTCCTGAATCGCTACAAACCATTCTCACAGACGTAACCAATCACATAATCCCCGGTATGACTCATTGGTTAAGCCCAAACTTCTTTGCCTTCTTTCCGGCCACTGTCAGCACCGCTGCTTTCCTCGGAGAAATGCTGTGCACCTCGTTTAATGCCGTCGGTTTCAACTGGCTTGCCTCCCCGGCGGCCACGGAGCTCGAGATCATTGTCATGGACTGGTTAGCCAGCATGCTTAAACTCCCGAAGTCTTTTATGTTCTCCGGCACCGGCGGCGGAGTCATTCAAAACACCACGAGTGAAGCAATTCTAGTTACTCTCGTCGCCGCCAGAGATCGCGAGCTACGTGCAAAAGGGACCGATGAAATACAAAAGCTCGTCGTGTATTGCTCCGACCAGACACATTCGACTTTCACTAAGGCTGCCAAACTTGCCGGCATCAGTCCCCGCAACGTAAAGTCTATCCCGACAAACATTGATACAGATTTTGCTTTGTCGCCAGTTCTGCTACGTACTGTTGTGGAGGCTGACGTGGCGTCCGGGCTGGTCCCACTTTATGTTTGTGCCACCGTGGGGACAACCTCAACCACTGCAGTTGATCCTCTCGAGCTGCTTGCCGACGTGGCAAGCGAGTACGGGATGTGGATGCATGTGGACGCTGCTTACGGCGGTAGCGCATGCATTTGTCCCGAGTTTAGGCACTACTTGGACGGGATCGACCGAGTCGACTCACTGAGTCTGAGCCCGCACAAGTGGCTGCTCTGCTACTTGGATTGCTGCTGCATGTGGGTCAAGAACCCGAGCTTACTGGTGAAAGCATTGAGCACCGACCCGGAGTACTTGAGAAACAAAGCGAGCGAGTCGGACTCGGTGGTGGATTTCAAGGACTGGCAAGTGGGTACGGGTCGAAAATTCAAGTCGCTCCGTCTTTGGCTCGTGCTGCGCAGCTACGGCGTAGCGAATCTCGAGAGCCACATCCGGTCCGACGTGCGGATGGCGAAGATGTTCGAGGGGCTCGTGAAATCCGACCCGCGGTTCGAAATCGTGGTGCCGAGGTGGTTCGCGCTGGTGTGCTTCAGGCTAAACCCGCTTTCATGGGCCGGGTCGGGTAACACAGAAGTCCTGAACCGGAAGCTGCTCGAGTGGGTGAACTCAAGCGGGCTCGTTTACATGACCCACACAATAGTCGGTGGGGTATACCTCCTGAGGTTCGCGGTGGGGGCCACACTTACAGAAGAGCACCACGTGGTTGACGCGTGGAAACTGATCAAAGAAGGAGCTGATGCCGTTCTTAAGGGCGGATGCAATTGA